A region from the Pogoniulus pusillus isolate bPogPus1 chromosome 43, bPogPus1.pri, whole genome shotgun sequence genome encodes:
- the SCAMP3 gene encoding secretory carrier-associated membrane protein 3, with translation MAQRSDPAVLPDNPFQDPSTVQPRPGPDLDAYNPFETSAPPYQVPSAAPPPLPAVGVPPRKPSPTEPRNYGSYDTQASAAAATAELLKRQEELNRKAEELDRRERELQNAALGGSTTRLNNWPPLPSFCPVKPCFYQDIPVEIPADFQKTVSTMYYLWMASTIALFLNFLASLAWFCVDPTSGSGFGLSILWALLYTPCSFVCWYRPMYKAFRSDSSFNFFVFFFVFFAQNVMYVLQAIGIPNWGFSGWILSLIALRTNKVVAVMMIVVSLIFTAVSVLGIIMLKKIHSLYRRTGASFQKAQEEFAAGVFSNQAVRTAAANAAAGAATNAFRAP, from the exons ATGGCCCAGCGCAGCGACCCCGCGGTGCTCCCGGACAACCCCTTCCAG GACCCTTCGACGGTGCAGCCCCGACCCGGTCCTGACCTGGATGCCTACAACCCCTTCGAGACCAGCGCG CCGCCGTACCAGGTCCCGTCGGCAGCTCCGCCACCCCTGCCAGCCGTCGGCGTGCCCCCGCGGAAACCCAGCCCCACGGAGCCCCGAAACTACGGCTCCTATGACACGCAG GCCTCGGCGGCAGCTGCCACGGCCGAGCTGCTGAAGCGGCAAGAGGAGCTGAACcggaaggcagaggagctggaccggcgggagagggagctgcagaatgCAGCCCTCGGCGGCTCCACAA CGAGGCTCAACAACTGGCCCCCGCTGCCCTCTTTCTGCCCCGTGAAGCCTTGCTTCTACCAAGATATCCCCGTGGAGATCCCTGCAGACTTCCAGAAGACTGTTTCTACCATGTATTATCTCTGGATGG CCAGCACCATTGCTCTCTTCCTGAACTTCCTGGCTTCGCTGGCCTGGTTCTGTGTGGACCCCACGTCTGGTTCTGGGTTTGGCCTCTCCATTCTCTGGGCTCTTCTCTACACGCCCTGCTCTTTTGTCTGCTGGTACAGGCCGATGTACAAAGCTTTCAG gAGTGACAGTTCCTTCAAtttctttgtcttcttcttCGTCTTCTTTGCCCAGAACGTGATGTACGTCCTGCAGGCCATTGGAATACCAAACTGGGGATTcag CGGTTGGATATTGAGCCTGATAGCGCTGCGGACGAACAAGGTCGTGGCTGTGATGATGATTGTGGTGTCCTTGATCTTCACAGCAGTGTCTGTGTTGGGCATCATTATGCTGAAAAAG ATCCACTCCCTGTACCGCCGGACTGGTGCCAGCTTCCAGAAGGCACAGGAGGAATTTGCTGCtggggtcttctccaaccaggCGGTGCGCACGGCGGCGGCCAacgctgctgctggtgctgccaccAATGCCTTCCGGGCACCCTAG
- the CLK2 gene encoding dual specificity protein kinase CLK2 isoform X2: MPHSRRYRSSERSSRGSYHERYRSRKHKRRRTRSRSSSSERDRRHRREDSYHVRSRSYDDHSADRRAYDRRYCDSYRRNDYSRERGEAYYEPEYRHSYEYRRSRDREGSYRSCKSSRRKHRRRRRRSRSFSRSSSRSRQSSRRAKSVEDDDEGHLIYRVGDWLQERYEIISTLGEGTFGRVVQCIDHRRGGARVALKIIKNVEKYKEAARLEINVLEKINEKDPENTNLCVRMFDWFDYHGHMCISFELLGLSTFDFLKDNNYLPYPIHQVRHMAYQVCQAVKFLHDNKLTHTDLKPENILFVNSDYELSYNLEKKRDERSVKSTAIRVVDFGSATFDHEHHSTIVSTRHYRAPEVILELGWSQPCDVWSIGCIIFEYYVGFTLFQTHDNREHLAMMERILGPIPSRMVRKTRKQKYFYHGRLDWDENTSAGRYVRENCKPLRRYLTSEAEDHHRLFDLIESMLEYEPSKRITLAEALKHPFFDILEMEPSTKMWDSSRDISR, from the exons ATGCCTCACTCGAGAAGGTACCGCTCGTCGGAGCGCAGCAGCCGGGGCAGCTACCACGAGCGCTACAGAAGTCGCAAGCACAAGAGGCGGCGGACGCGGTCGCGGTCGAGCAGCAGCGAGCGCGACCGTCGGCACCGTCGGGAAGACAGCTACCACGTTCGATCCAGGAG ctACGACGACCACTCAGCAGACAGGAGGGCTTACGACCGGCGTTACTGTGACAGCTACCGGCGCAATGATTACAGCCGCGAGCGAGGGGAAGCCTACTACGAGCCCGAGTACCGTCACTCCTACGAGTACCGACGCTCCCGCGACCGCGAGGGCAGCTACCGCAGCTGCAAAAGCAGCCGGCGTAAGCACAGGCGGAGGCGGCGCCGCAGCCGGTCCTTTAGTCGCTCCTCATCG CGGAGTcgacagagcagcagaagggccAAGAGTGTGGAGGACGACGACGAGGGGCATCTGATCTATCGCGTCGGCGACtggctacaagaaagat aTGAGATTATTAGCACCTTAGGGGAGGGCACCTTCGGCAGAGTGGTGCAGTGCATCGATCACCGGAG GGGTGGTGCACGTGTGGCTCTCAAAATCATTAAAAACGTGGAGAAGTACAAAGAGGCTGCTCGGCTGGAGATCAACGTGCTGGAGAAGATCAACGAGAAGGATCCTGAGAACACCAA TCTCTGCGTCAGGATGTTTGACTGGTTTGACTACCATGGCCACATGTGCATCTCCTTcgagctgctggggctcagcaccTTTGATTTCCTGAAGGACAACAACTACCTGCCTTACCCCATCCACCAAGTTCGGCACATGGCCTACCAggtgtgccaggctgtgaaat TTCTGCACGACAACAAACTCACTCACACTGACCTCAAGCCAGAGAACATCCTCTTTGTGAACTCCGACTATGAGCTCTCCTACAACTTGGAAAAG AAGCGGGACGAGCGGAGCGTGAAGAGCACAGCCATCAGAGTGGTGGACTTTGGCAGTGCCACGTTTGATCATGAGCATCACAGCACGATTGTCTCCACCAGGCATTACCGGGCCCCAGAAGTCATACTGG agctTGGCTGGAGCCAGCCCTGTGATGTGTGGAGCATTGGCTGCATCATCTTTGAGTATTATGTGGGTTTCACCCTGTTCCAG ACACATGACAACCGAGAGCACCTGGCCATGATGGAGAGGATCTTGGGGCCAATTCCTTCTCGCATGGTGCGGAAGACAAG GAAGCAGAAATATTTCTACCACGGCCGCCTGGACTGGGATGAGAACACCTCTGCTGGCCGCTACGTCAGGGAAAACTGCAAGCCACTGAGG CGATACCTGACCTCCGAAGCTGAGGACCATCACCGCCTCTTCGACCTCATCGAGAGCATGCTGGAGTATGAGCCCTCCAAGCGCATCACCCTGGCTGAAGCCCTCAAGCATCCCTTCTTTGACATTCTGGAGATGGAGCCAAGCACAAAAATGTGGGACTCTAGCAGGGACATCAGCCGATGA
- the CLK2 gene encoding dual specificity protein kinase CLK2 isoform X1 codes for MPHSRRYRSSERSSRGSYHERYRSRKHKRRRTRSRSSSSERDRRHRREDSYHVRSRSYDDHSADRRAYDRRYCDSYRRNDYSRERGEAYYEPEYRHSYEYRRSRDREGSYRSCKSSRRKHRRRRRRSRSFSRSSSQRSRQSSRRAKSVEDDDEGHLIYRVGDWLQERYEIISTLGEGTFGRVVQCIDHRRGGARVALKIIKNVEKYKEAARLEINVLEKINEKDPENTNLCVRMFDWFDYHGHMCISFELLGLSTFDFLKDNNYLPYPIHQVRHMAYQVCQAVKFLHDNKLTHTDLKPENILFVNSDYELSYNLEKKRDERSVKSTAIRVVDFGSATFDHEHHSTIVSTRHYRAPEVILELGWSQPCDVWSIGCIIFEYYVGFTLFQTHDNREHLAMMERILGPIPSRMVRKTRKQKYFYHGRLDWDENTSAGRYVRENCKPLRRYLTSEAEDHHRLFDLIESMLEYEPSKRITLAEALKHPFFDILEMEPSTKMWDSSRDISR; via the exons ATGCCTCACTCGAGAAGGTACCGCTCGTCGGAGCGCAGCAGCCGGGGCAGCTACCACGAGCGCTACAGAAGTCGCAAGCACAAGAGGCGGCGGACGCGGTCGCGGTCGAGCAGCAGCGAGCGCGACCGTCGGCACCGTCGGGAAGACAGCTACCACGTTCGATCCAGGAG ctACGACGACCACTCAGCAGACAGGAGGGCTTACGACCGGCGTTACTGTGACAGCTACCGGCGCAATGATTACAGCCGCGAGCGAGGGGAAGCCTACTACGAGCCCGAGTACCGTCACTCCTACGAGTACCGACGCTCCCGCGACCGCGAGGGCAGCTACCGCAGCTGCAAAAGCAGCCGGCGTAAGCACAGGCGGAGGCGGCGCCGCAGCCGGTCCTTTAGTCGCTCCTCATCG CAGCGGAGTcgacagagcagcagaagggccAAGAGTGTGGAGGACGACGACGAGGGGCATCTGATCTATCGCGTCGGCGACtggctacaagaaagat aTGAGATTATTAGCACCTTAGGGGAGGGCACCTTCGGCAGAGTGGTGCAGTGCATCGATCACCGGAG GGGTGGTGCACGTGTGGCTCTCAAAATCATTAAAAACGTGGAGAAGTACAAAGAGGCTGCTCGGCTGGAGATCAACGTGCTGGAGAAGATCAACGAGAAGGATCCTGAGAACACCAA TCTCTGCGTCAGGATGTTTGACTGGTTTGACTACCATGGCCACATGTGCATCTCCTTcgagctgctggggctcagcaccTTTGATTTCCTGAAGGACAACAACTACCTGCCTTACCCCATCCACCAAGTTCGGCACATGGCCTACCAggtgtgccaggctgtgaaat TTCTGCACGACAACAAACTCACTCACACTGACCTCAAGCCAGAGAACATCCTCTTTGTGAACTCCGACTATGAGCTCTCCTACAACTTGGAAAAG AAGCGGGACGAGCGGAGCGTGAAGAGCACAGCCATCAGAGTGGTGGACTTTGGCAGTGCCACGTTTGATCATGAGCATCACAGCACGATTGTCTCCACCAGGCATTACCGGGCCCCAGAAGTCATACTGG agctTGGCTGGAGCCAGCCCTGTGATGTGTGGAGCATTGGCTGCATCATCTTTGAGTATTATGTGGGTTTCACCCTGTTCCAG ACACATGACAACCGAGAGCACCTGGCCATGATGGAGAGGATCTTGGGGCCAATTCCTTCTCGCATGGTGCGGAAGACAAG GAAGCAGAAATATTTCTACCACGGCCGCCTGGACTGGGATGAGAACACCTCTGCTGGCCGCTACGTCAGGGAAAACTGCAAGCCACTGAGG CGATACCTGACCTCCGAAGCTGAGGACCATCACCGCCTCTTCGACCTCATCGAGAGCATGCTGGAGTATGAGCCCTCCAAGCGCATCACCCTGGCTGAAGCCCTCAAGCATCCCTTCTTTGACATTCTGGAGATGGAGCCAAGCACAAAAATGTGGGACTCTAGCAGGGACATCAGCCGATGA